Proteins from one Penaeus vannamei isolate JL-2024 chromosome 8, ASM4276789v1, whole genome shotgun sequence genomic window:
- the LOC113799994 gene encoding alpha-(1,3)-fucosyltransferase C isoform X2 produces the protein MRTMARTNLHEGHSELLEQPAEAEQNISENSQIPKNSKIPEIPKNSKVPQIPEDSKVPENMNILEKVLEKLPNPPNPEIPEQIPRNPEIPENPLTPPNSQPPETPPQIPKFPQIPENPPQIPPNSHSPATPQIPEYSPTFQNSREVPLAPGDSHLPYEDENAPKFPKFPKELWKEPVGIPEEGGEGEGYAGPPLKKILFWNDAYGNKHYGFGYGREPFIRAGCRINTCTTTAVRAKYPLKKLDAVIWHFRSNDKSLPAERSPHTRYIFWMMESASYLFGDINRYNNVFNWTFTYRLDSDIPNPYGRVYRLREPHPLSDYNYAENKTKLVAWFVSNCKTQSGRENVVRELKKWIQVDIYGRCGPLKCPKSAECTQMLNTTYKFYLSFENSLCQDYATEKFFGTLKLNVIPVVYGLGNYSIQAPPHSYIDALSFPSVKKLAEYLHYLDGNDTAYNEYFRWKNYHHFPMNFAKFSRPFCEICERLHTDNRTSVYNLRHWFVEKSHCMRGSSTRIKDFVRGS, from the exons ATGAGAACAATGGCAAGAACAAACTTGCACGAAGGACACAGTGAATTATTAGAACAGCCAGCAGAAGCAGAGCAAAATATCTCAGAAAATTCCCAGATTCCTAAAAATTCCAAAATTCCCGAAATTCCTAAAAATTCCAAAGTTCCCCAAATTCCCGAAGATTCCAAAGTTCCCGAAAATATGAACATTCTGGAAAAAGTTCTGGAAAAGCTCCCAAATCCCCCAAATCCTGAAATTCCCGAACAGATTCCTAGAAATCCCGAAATTCCAGAAAATCCCTTAACCCCCCCAAATTCCCAACCCCCAGAAACCCCCCCCCAAATTCCCAAATTCCCCCAAATTCCAGAAAATCCCCCCCAAATCCCCCCAAATTCCCACTCCCCAGCCACCCCCCAAATTCCCGAATATTCTCCCACATTCCAAAATTCCCGAGAAGTCCCACTCGCGCCTGGAGATTCCCACTTACCCTACGAGGACGAGAACGCGCCCAAATTCCCGAAATTCCCAAAGGAACTCTGGAAGGAACCGGTGGGAAtaccggaggaggggggggagggggaggggtacgcTGGGCCGCCCCTGAAGAAAATCCTCTTCTGGAACGAT gCCTACGGAAATAAACACTACGGTTTTGGATACGGCAGAGAGCCGTTCATCCGGGCCGGCTGCCGTATTAATACGTGTACGACAACGGCAGTTCGGGCTAAATATCCCTTAAAGAAATTGGATGCTGTCATCTGGCATTTTAGATCTAACGACAAGAGCCTGCCAGCTGAGAG gtcgccTCACACCCGATACATATTCTGGATGATGGAATCCGCATCGTACCTCTTCGGTGATATAAATCGGTATAATAACGTCTTTAATTGGACTTTTACGTACCGGCTCGATTCCGACATTCCGAATCC aTACGGTCGTGTATATCGCCTCAGGGAACCCCATCCTCTATCAGATTACAATTATGCGGAGAATAAGACGAAATTAGTCGCTTGGTTTGTCTCCAACTGCAAGACACAGAGTGGACGAGAGAA CGTCGTGCGAGAATTGAAGAAGTGGATACAAGTGGATATATACGGCAGATGCGGCCCACTTAAGTGCCCAAAGTCCGCAGAATGTACTCAGATGCTGAACACTACTTATAAGTTCTATCTGTCTTTCGAGAACTCACTCTGTCAGGATTATGCCACGGAAAAGTTCTTCGGGACATTGAA gcTAAACGTCATCCCAGTGGTCTACGGTCTAGGGAACTACAGCATCCAAGCCCCCCCACACTCCTACATCGATGCTCTGTCCTTCCCGAGTGTCAAAAAGCTGGCAGAATATTTGCACTACCTCGACGGGAATGACACGGCCTATAATGAATATTTCCG ATGGAAGAACTACCACCACTTCCCCATGAACTTCGCCAAATTCTCACGACCCTTTTGCGAAATTTGCGAACGTCTTCACACAGACAACCGGACGAGTGTGTATAATCTTCGACATTGGTTCGTCGAGAAGTCCCACTGCATGAGGGGCTCCTCGACGAGAATCAAGGACTTCGTGAGAGG GAGTTAA
- the LOC113799994 gene encoding alpha-(1,3)-fucosyltransferase C isoform X1: MKHLPSFYTVQRGFTYLLVSTIALCVLYSAYITLEELSNTQPSKNERNREHEAIKMRTMARTNLHEGHSELLEQPAEAEQNISENSQIPKNSKIPEIPKNSKVPQIPEDSKVPENMNILEKVLEKLPNPPNPEIPEQIPRNPEIPENPLTPPNSQPPETPPQIPKFPQIPENPPQIPPNSHSPATPQIPEYSPTFQNSREVPLAPGDSHLPYEDENAPKFPKFPKELWKEPVGIPEEGGEGEGYAGPPLKKILFWNDAYGNKHYGFGYGREPFIRAGCRINTCTTTAVRAKYPLKKLDAVIWHFRSNDKSLPAERSPHTRYIFWMMESASYLFGDINRYNNVFNWTFTYRLDSDIPNPYGRVYRLREPHPLSDYNYAENKTKLVAWFVSNCKTQSGRENVVRELKKWIQVDIYGRCGPLKCPKSAECTQMLNTTYKFYLSFENSLCQDYATEKFFGTLKLNVIPVVYGLGNYSIQAPPHSYIDALSFPSVKKLAEYLHYLDGNDTAYNEYFRWKNYHHFPMNFAKFSRPFCEICERLHTDNRTSVYNLRHWFVEKSHCMRGSSTRIKDFVRGS, from the exons ATGAAGCACCTGCCCAGCTTCTATACTGTACAG CGCGGGTTCACTTATCTCCTGGTGTCGACGATAGCGCTGTGTGTACTTTACAGTGCGTATATAACACTGGAGGAATTGAGTAACACGCAGCCAAG cAAGAATGAAAGGAACAGAGAACATGAAGCAATAAAGATGAGAACAATGGCAAGAACAAACTTGCACGAAGGACACAGTGAATTATTAGAACAGCCAGCAGAAGCAGAGCAAAATATCTCAGAAAATTCCCAGATTCCTAAAAATTCCAAAATTCCCGAAATTCCTAAAAATTCCAAAGTTCCCCAAATTCCCGAAGATTCCAAAGTTCCCGAAAATATGAACATTCTGGAAAAAGTTCTGGAAAAGCTCCCAAATCCCCCAAATCCTGAAATTCCCGAACAGATTCCTAGAAATCCCGAAATTCCAGAAAATCCCTTAACCCCCCCAAATTCCCAACCCCCAGAAACCCCCCCCCAAATTCCCAAATTCCCCCAAATTCCAGAAAATCCCCCCCAAATCCCCCCAAATTCCCACTCCCCAGCCACCCCCCAAATTCCCGAATATTCTCCCACATTCCAAAATTCCCGAGAAGTCCCACTCGCGCCTGGAGATTCCCACTTACCCTACGAGGACGAGAACGCGCCCAAATTCCCGAAATTCCCAAAGGAACTCTGGAAGGAACCGGTGGGAAtaccggaggaggggggggagggggaggggtacgcTGGGCCGCCCCTGAAGAAAATCCTCTTCTGGAACGAT gCCTACGGAAATAAACACTACGGTTTTGGATACGGCAGAGAGCCGTTCATCCGGGCCGGCTGCCGTATTAATACGTGTACGACAACGGCAGTTCGGGCTAAATATCCCTTAAAGAAATTGGATGCTGTCATCTGGCATTTTAGATCTAACGACAAGAGCCTGCCAGCTGAGAG gtcgccTCACACCCGATACATATTCTGGATGATGGAATCCGCATCGTACCTCTTCGGTGATATAAATCGGTATAATAACGTCTTTAATTGGACTTTTACGTACCGGCTCGATTCCGACATTCCGAATCC aTACGGTCGTGTATATCGCCTCAGGGAACCCCATCCTCTATCAGATTACAATTATGCGGAGAATAAGACGAAATTAGTCGCTTGGTTTGTCTCCAACTGCAAGACACAGAGTGGACGAGAGAA CGTCGTGCGAGAATTGAAGAAGTGGATACAAGTGGATATATACGGCAGATGCGGCCCACTTAAGTGCCCAAAGTCCGCAGAATGTACTCAGATGCTGAACACTACTTATAAGTTCTATCTGTCTTTCGAGAACTCACTCTGTCAGGATTATGCCACGGAAAAGTTCTTCGGGACATTGAA gcTAAACGTCATCCCAGTGGTCTACGGTCTAGGGAACTACAGCATCCAAGCCCCCCCACACTCCTACATCGATGCTCTGTCCTTCCCGAGTGTCAAAAAGCTGGCAGAATATTTGCACTACCTCGACGGGAATGACACGGCCTATAATGAATATTTCCG ATGGAAGAACTACCACCACTTCCCCATGAACTTCGCCAAATTCTCACGACCCTTTTGCGAAATTTGCGAACGTCTTCACACAGACAACCGGACGAGTGTGTATAATCTTCGACATTGGTTCGTCGAGAAGTCCCACTGCATGAGGGGCTCCTCGACGAGAATCAAGGACTTCGTGAGAGG GAGTTAA